The proteins below are encoded in one region of Ferruginibacter lapsinanis:
- the hppD gene encoding 4-hydroxyphenylpyruvate dioxygenase encodes MKTATIKQAPEKIFDNAPDFLPLLGTDYVELYVGNAKQSAHFYKTAFGFQSLAYAGLETGIKDRASYVLAQGKIRLVLTSPLNSDSPINEHLIKHGDGVKVIALWVDDARKAFEETTKRGARPFMQPIVEKDEFGEVVRSGIYTYGDTAHVFVERKKYNGLFLPGYQVWKTEYNPGTIGLKYIDHMVGNVGWGEMNKWVKWYEEVMGFVNFLSFDDKQIHTEYSALMSKVMSNGNGRIKFPINEPAEGKKRSQIEEYLDFYEGPGVQHIAVATDDIISTVTQLRETGVEFLSAPPHNYYEEIPGRLGKHMSDMKEDIGVLEKLGILVDADEEGYLLQVFTKPVQDRPTMFFEVIQRMGAKGFGAGNFKALFESIEREQAIRGTL; translated from the coding sequence ATGAAAACAGCCACAATAAAACAAGCACCTGAAAAAATTTTTGATAATGCTCCGGATTTTTTACCGCTGTTAGGCACCGATTATGTAGAGCTTTATGTTGGCAACGCCAAACAGTCGGCACATTTTTATAAAACAGCTTTTGGCTTTCAATCGCTGGCATACGCCGGATTGGAAACGGGAATAAAAGACAGGGCATCTTATGTACTGGCACAGGGTAAGATACGATTGGTGTTGACAAGTCCGTTGAACTCTGATTCTCCTATTAATGAACACCTGATAAAACATGGCGATGGTGTAAAAGTTATTGCTTTGTGGGTAGATGATGCCCGAAAAGCTTTTGAAGAAACAACCAAACGTGGGGCTCGGCCTTTTATGCAGCCCATTGTTGAAAAGGATGAGTTTGGAGAAGTGGTTCGTTCGGGCATATATACCTATGGCGATACCGCACATGTTTTTGTAGAAAGAAAAAAATATAATGGCCTGTTTCTTCCGGGCTACCAGGTATGGAAAACAGAATATAATCCGGGAACGATCGGATTAAAATATATTGATCATATGGTGGGCAATGTTGGCTGGGGAGAAATGAACAAATGGGTGAAATGGTATGAAGAGGTAATGGGATTTGTAAATTTTCTTTCGTTTGACGACAAACAAATTCACACCGAATATTCTGCATTGATGAGTAAGGTAATGAGTAATGGTAATGGCAGAATTAAATTTCCTATTAATGAACCGGCAGAAGGAAAAAAGAGATCGCAAATAGAAGAGTACTTAGATTTTTATGAAGGCCCCGGCGTACAGCATATTGCTGTTGCTACTGATGATATCATTTCTACCGTTACACAATTAAGAGAAACGGGTGTTGAATTTTTGAGTGCACCTCCACATAATTATTACGAAGAAATACCCGGACGCCTGGGTAAACATATGAGTGATATGAAAGAAGATATTGGTGTGTTGGAAAAATTGGGTATCCTGGTAGATGCAGATGAAGAAGGGTATTTATTACAGGTATTTACCAAACCGGTACAAGACAGGCCAACCATGTTTTTTGAGGTAATACAACGAATGGGGGCAAAGGGTTTTGGTGCCGGCAATTTTAAAGCGTTGTTCGAATCAATTGAAAGAGAACAGGCAATACGTGGTACGCTTTGA
- a CDS encoding Glu/Leu/Phe/Val dehydrogenase dimerization domain-containing protein, whose amino-acid sequence MPEFLRKFEEKPTEIIFEWNDSKTDAQGWLVINSLRGGAAGGGTRMRKGLTKNEVISLAKTMEIKFSVSGPAIGGAKSGINFDPADPRKKEVLERWFKVVAPLLKSYYGTGGDMNVDEIDEVIPITEEYGIWHPQEGIVNGHYRSRERDKINKIGQLRIGVSKLIEDEEFTPSKKDGYLVADMITGYGVAESVRHYYRLFKQEFMDGKKAIIQGFGNVGASAAYYLSQQGVLITGIIDITGALINEKGMDYNTIKHLFLTRKNNKLYHPDLISFEQANIEFWKTKADIFIPAAGSRFITEHHLDDMMQSGVEVIASGANVPFNDTEIFYGKILNKADESLAVIPDFIASCGMARVFAYLMHKNVTISDEAIFKDVSKTIYNALEKIYEKDKRNRFITRNALEIAIEELS is encoded by the coding sequence ATGCCGGAGTTCTTGCGGAAATTTGAAGAAAAACCAACCGAGATCATCTTCGAGTGGAACGATTCAAAAACAGATGCTCAGGGTTGGTTGGTAATTAATTCGCTACGTGGTGGTGCAGCGGGTGGGGGAACCCGTATGCGGAAAGGACTTACAAAAAATGAAGTGATCTCCCTGGCCAAAACAATGGAGATAAAATTTTCCGTTTCCGGACCGGCCATTGGTGGTGCAAAATCCGGTATCAATTTCGATCCTGCTGATCCTCGTAAAAAAGAAGTATTGGAACGATGGTTCAAAGTGGTGGCACCGCTATTAAAAAGTTATTACGGTACCGGCGGCGATATGAATGTGGATGAAATTGACGAGGTCATTCCCATTACAGAAGAATATGGTATCTGGCATCCGCAGGAAGGTATTGTGAACGGACATTACAGATCCAGGGAACGTGATAAGATCAATAAGATAGGACAGTTACGCATTGGCGTTTCCAAGCTGATAGAAGATGAAGAATTTACTCCTTCTAAAAAAGATGGTTACCTGGTGGCCGATATGATAACGGGTTATGGCGTGGCCGAATCTGTGAGACATTATTACCGCTTATTCAAACAGGAATTCATGGATGGCAAAAAAGCCATCATTCAGGGTTTTGGAAATGTGGGAGCATCCGCTGCTTATTATCTTTCTCAGCAAGGTGTGCTGATCACCGGCATCATTGATATTACCGGTGCATTGATCAATGAAAAAGGAATGGATTACAACACCATTAAACATTTATTCTTAACCAGAAAAAACAATAAACTGTATCACCCCGATCTGATTTCGTTTGAACAGGCAAATATTGAGTTCTGGAAAACCAAAGCAGATATTTTTATTCCTGCAGCAGGCTCAAGATTTATCACAGAGCATCACCTGGATGATATGATGCAATCGGGAGTGGAAGTGATTGCTTCGGGAGCAAATGTTCCTTTCAATGATACAGAGATCTTTTATGGTAAGATATTGAATAAGGCAGATGAAAGCCTGGCTGTTATTCCGGATTTTATTGCCAGCTGCGGTATGGCAAGAGTATTTGCTTACCTGATGCATAAAAATGTAACGATCTCCGACGAAGCGATCTTTAAGGATGTGTCAAAAACAATTTACAATGCACTGGAAAAAATTTATGAAAAAGATAAGCGAAACAGATTCATTACACGAAATGCACTGGAGATCGCTATTGAAGAATTGAGTTAG
- a CDS encoding homogentisate 1,2-dioxygenase, giving the protein MPIYHHLGKIPPKRHTIFTSENDRYYYEQLFGTEGFHGHSSLLYHVHRPTQVKEILGSTNVAPKIAIEKNIKALLLQGFSVTPENDYLDSRKPMLVNSDCTIGLAAPKQSLTNYFYKNADADEMLFIHKGSGTLRTFMGNIPFEYGDYLVIPRGMIYQIEFNSADNRLLYLESHAPIYTPKRYKNASGQLLENAPYCERDLKLPQTIETHDEKGDFLLKIKKQDTLHDFIYATHPFDVVGWDGYNFPFGFSIHNFEPITGKVHQPPPVHQTFETTALVVCSFCPRLYDYHPQAIPAPYNHSNIDSDEILYYVDGDFMSRNDIQQGYITVHPKGIPHGPAPGAMERSIGQKATKELAVMIDTFKPLVITEEAMKIDDGKYYKSWVE; this is encoded by the coding sequence ATGCCAATCTATCACCATCTCGGAAAGATCCCTCCTAAAAGGCACACCATATTTACATCTGAAAACGATCGCTATTATTACGAACAGTTATTCGGTACAGAAGGGTTTCATGGTCATTCATCTTTATTATATCATGTACACCGGCCTACGCAGGTGAAAGAAATATTAGGCTCTACAAATGTTGCACCCAAAATTGCTATTGAAAAAAATATCAAAGCGCTGCTGTTGCAGGGATTTAGCGTTACTCCTGAAAATGATTACCTGGATAGCCGTAAACCGATGCTGGTAAATAGTGATTGCACTATTGGTCTTGCTGCTCCCAAACAATCGCTGACCAATTATTTTTATAAGAATGCTGATGCGGATGAAATGCTGTTCATACATAAAGGTTCGGGTACACTCAGAACTTTTATGGGTAATATCCCTTTTGAGTATGGTGATTACCTGGTTATCCCGAGAGGAATGATCTATCAGATCGAATTTAATTCTGCAGACAACCGTTTGTTGTACCTCGAGTCACATGCACCCATCTACACACCCAAGCGATATAAAAACGCATCAGGACAATTATTGGAAAATGCTCCTTACTGCGAACGTGATCTTAAACTTCCGCAAACAATAGAAACGCATGATGAAAAGGGTGACTTCTTGCTAAAAATAAAAAAACAAGATACGCTGCATGATTTTATTTATGCCACACATCCATTTGATGTGGTTGGTTGGGATGGTTATAATTTTCCTTTCGGTTTCAGCATTCACAACTTTGAACCGATAACGGGCAAGGTGCATCAGCCTCCGCCGGTGCATCAAACTTTTGAGACCACCGCTTTGGTGGTTTGCTCTTTCTGTCCTCGTTTGTATGATTATCATCCGCAGGCCATTCCTGCTCCATATAATCACAGCAATATAGATAGTGATGAGATACTGTATTATGTAGACGGCGATTTTATGAGCCGAAATGATATACAGCAAGGATATATCACTGTGCACCCTAAAGGCATTCCTCACGGACCAGCACCGGGTGCAATGGAACGCAGCATCGGACAAAAAGCAACAAAAGAGCTGGCGGTTATGATTGATACATTCAAACCATTAGTGATCACTGAGGAAGCAATGAAAATTGATGATGGTAAATATTATAAAAGCTGGGTAGAATAA